A portion of the Microbacterium hominis genome contains these proteins:
- the pepN gene encoding aminopeptidase N, which yields MPGENLTRIEAQERRAIIDTQSYEVALDLTKGAEVFASRTVVRFTATEGASTFIDLIARDVREITLNGRSIEPSTAFSDSRIALDDLAAENELVVDADCLYTNTGEGLHRFVDPVDGEVYLYSQFEVPDSRRVFAVFEQPDLKATFQFTVTAPAAWKVVSNSPTPEPVAAGEDVATWTFEPTPRISSYITALVAGPYEATFSELTSASGRVIPLGVYGRKSLWQHLDADYIFDKTREGFAYFEEKFDFPYPFAKYDQLFVPEFNAGAMENAGAVTFTETYVFRSKVTDAVKERRVVTILHELAHMWFGDLVTMKWWNDLWLNESFAEWASTIATAEATEWTEAWTTFNAMEKTWAYRADQLPSTHPVVAQINDLEDVQVNFDGITYAKGGSVLKQLAAWVGIDAFFSGVGAYFKKHQWSNTELADLLAELEVTSGRELTSWSKKWLETAGVNTLSPEIATAGDGTITRFAIVQTAPADYPTIRPHRLGVGFYNLEGDSLVRVHHAELDVDGDLTEVAELKGLKRPDLVLLNDDDLAYAKIRLDERSLKTAIDHLGKIADPLARSLVWGAAWDQTRDAEASASDYVDLVLRNIGSETESTTVRTTLAQLLLAASSYVAPEAREATREKVADALWTLAQGAAAGSDSQLQFVTAFAGAAATDAHWERVRALRDGETVLEGLTIDTDLSWQLLVSLAAGGAVTTADIDAALAADNTAKGGEFAAQAKAALPTAEAKQATWDALVGKDDLPNTIVRSAALGFVHPAGRDLLAAFVPAYFDMLLPIWESRTYKIAEYLVAGLYPAPLADLALRDATRAWLEAHADAAPALRRLVAENLAGVERALAVQERDAH from the coding sequence GTGCCTGGAGAGAACCTCACCCGCATCGAGGCGCAGGAGCGCCGCGCGATCATCGACACGCAGTCGTATGAGGTCGCGCTCGACCTCACCAAGGGCGCCGAGGTCTTCGCCTCGCGCACCGTCGTGCGATTCACCGCCACCGAGGGCGCTTCGACGTTCATCGACCTGATCGCGCGCGACGTGCGCGAGATCACCCTGAACGGCCGGTCCATCGAGCCGTCGACCGCCTTCTCCGACTCGCGCATCGCGCTGGACGACCTGGCCGCCGAGAACGAGCTCGTCGTCGACGCCGACTGCCTCTACACCAACACCGGCGAGGGCCTGCACCGCTTCGTCGACCCCGTCGACGGCGAGGTCTACCTCTACTCGCAGTTCGAGGTCCCCGACTCGCGCCGCGTGTTCGCCGTGTTCGAGCAGCCCGACCTCAAGGCGACGTTCCAGTTCACCGTGACCGCGCCGGCCGCGTGGAAGGTCGTCTCCAACTCGCCCACCCCCGAGCCCGTCGCCGCGGGCGAGGACGTCGCGACGTGGACGTTCGAGCCGACCCCGCGCATCTCCTCGTACATCACGGCGCTGGTCGCCGGCCCGTACGAGGCCACCTTCTCGGAGCTGACGAGCGCCTCCGGCCGCGTCATCCCGCTGGGCGTCTACGGCCGCAAGAGCCTGTGGCAGCACCTGGACGCGGACTACATCTTCGACAAGACGCGCGAGGGCTTCGCCTACTTCGAGGAGAAGTTCGACTTCCCCTACCCCTTCGCCAAGTACGACCAGCTCTTCGTCCCGGAGTTCAACGCGGGCGCGATGGAGAACGCGGGCGCGGTGACCTTCACCGAGACCTACGTGTTCCGCTCGAAGGTCACCGACGCCGTCAAGGAGCGCCGCGTCGTCACGATCCTCCACGAGCTCGCCCACATGTGGTTCGGCGACCTCGTCACCATGAAGTGGTGGAACGACCTGTGGCTCAACGAGTCGTTCGCCGAATGGGCCTCGACCATCGCCACCGCCGAGGCCACCGAGTGGACCGAGGCCTGGACGACGTTCAACGCCATGGAGAAGACGTGGGCGTACCGCGCCGACCAGCTCCCCTCGACGCACCCCGTGGTCGCCCAGATCAACGACCTCGAGGATGTCCAGGTCAACTTCGACGGCATCACGTACGCCAAGGGCGGCTCGGTCCTCAAGCAGCTGGCCGCGTGGGTCGGCATCGACGCGTTCTTCTCGGGCGTGGGCGCGTACTTCAAGAAGCACCAGTGGTCGAACACGGAGCTCGCCGATCTGCTCGCCGAACTCGAGGTCACCAGCGGCCGCGAGCTGACCAGCTGGTCGAAGAAGTGGCTCGAGACGGCGGGGGTCAACACCCTCTCGCCGGAGATCGCCACCGCCGGCGACGGCACCATCACCCGCTTCGCGATCGTGCAGACCGCCCCGGCCGACTACCCGACGATCCGCCCGCACCGCCTCGGCGTGGGCTTCTACAACCTCGAGGGCGACAGCCTCGTGCGCGTCCACCACGCCGAGCTCGACGTCGACGGCGACCTCACCGAGGTCGCCGAGCTCAAGGGCCTGAAGCGCCCCGACCTCGTGCTGCTCAACGACGACGACCTCGCCTACGCGAAGATCCGCCTCGACGAGCGCTCGCTGAAGACCGCGATCGACCACCTCGGCAAGATCGCCGACCCGCTCGCACGCTCGCTCGTGTGGGGCGCGGCGTGGGACCAGACCCGCGACGCGGAGGCTTCGGCCTCGGACTACGTGGACCTCGTGCTGCGCAACATCGGCAGCGAGACGGAGTCCACGACGGTGCGCACCACGCTCGCGCAGCTCCTGCTCGCAGCGAGCTCCTACGTCGCCCCCGAGGCACGGGAGGCGACGCGCGAGAAGGTGGCCGATGCCCTCTGGACGCTTGCGCAGGGCGCCGCGGCCGGAAGCGACAGCCAGCTGCAGTTCGTCACCGCGTTCGCCGGCGCCGCGGCCACCGACGCGCACTGGGAGAGAGTGCGCGCCCTCCGTGACGGTGAGACGGTGCTCGAGGGCCTGACGATCGACACCGACCTGTCGTGGCAGCTGCTCGTGTCGCTGGCCGCCGGAGGTGCGGTGACCACCGCCGACATCGATGCCGCGCTCGCCGCCGACAACACCGCGAAGGGCGGCGAATTCGCCGCGCAGGCCAAGGCCGCGCTGCCCACGGCCGAGGCCAAGCAGGCGACATGGGATGCGCTGGTGGGCAAGGACGACCTGCCGAACACGATCGTCCGCTCGGCCGCTCTCGGCTTCGTGCATCCCGCGGGACGCGACCTGCTGGCCGCGTTCGTGCCGGCGTACTTCGACATGCTGCTGCCGATCTGGGAGTCGCGCACGTACAAGATCGCGGAGTACCTCGTCGCGGGCCTCTACCCCGCCCCGCTCGCCGACCTCGCCCTCCGCGACGCCACGCGGGCATGGCTGGAGGCCCACGCCGACGCCGCACCCGCGCTGCGACGCCTCGTCGCCGAGAACCTCGCCGGTGTGGAGCGCGCGCTGGCCGTGCAGGAGCGCGACGCGCACTGA
- a CDS encoding ribose-5-phosphate isomerase translates to MRIHIATDHAGLEFSTQLQHHLAAQGHEVIDHGPIEYDPLDDYPAFCIRAAQAVVRDQRAGIEALGVVFGGSGNGEQIAANKVEGVRAALAWSIATAELAREHNDANVIAIGARQHTFDEAVTFIDRFVATPFSGEERHARRIGQLAAYETEGLLEPDPRARPVQPDVLAAEDSAFDPEAG, encoded by the coding sequence ATGCGCATTCACATCGCGACCGACCACGCCGGCCTCGAGTTCTCCACCCAGCTGCAGCACCATCTGGCCGCGCAGGGCCACGAGGTCATCGATCACGGTCCGATCGAGTACGACCCGCTCGACGACTACCCCGCCTTCTGCATCCGCGCCGCCCAGGCGGTCGTGCGCGACCAGCGCGCGGGCATCGAGGCGCTGGGCGTCGTCTTCGGCGGATCGGGCAACGGCGAGCAGATCGCGGCCAACAAGGTGGAAGGCGTGCGGGCGGCCCTGGCGTGGTCGATCGCGACGGCGGAGCTGGCCCGGGAGCACAACGACGCGAACGTGATCGCCATCGGCGCCCGCCAGCACACGTTCGACGAGGCGGTGACGTTCATCGACCGATTCGTCGCGACGCCCTTCTCGGGCGAGGAGCGCCACGCGCGCCGCATCGGCCAGCTCGCCGCGTACGAGACCGAGGGTCTGCTCGAGCCCGACCCGCGGGCTCGGCCGGTGCAGCCCGACGTGCTCGCCGCCGAAGACAGCGCCTTCGATCCCGAAGCGGGCTGA
- a CDS encoding Fpg/Nei family DNA glycosylase, with amino-acid sequence MPEGHSVHRIARQFSRNFLGRRIAASSPQGRFGEGAAVLDGRTVTAVRAVGKQMFLEFDDDLWLRVHLGMYGAWDFAGEILVDRTIASANGRMGQTNQRGTDLDPPVMDAAGENSLTSIGAPRRTRVHVRMSEQTTGLADDGDQWPPPVVGQVRLRLLTDATCADLRGPTACEIQTPDEVAATIAKLGPDPLVDDPAEGEQRFVAVVGRKPTSIGLLLMDQTVVSGIGNVYRAEMLFRARLNPHTPGRQVPADVVRGLWRDWVGLLRIGVETGQMMTMDDLSPEDWRKAMASRDDRHWVYHRAGLPCRVCGTAIVVEEAAGRKLYWCPSCQA; translated from the coding sequence GTGCCCGAGGGCCATTCCGTCCATCGCATCGCGCGGCAGTTCTCCCGCAACTTCCTGGGGCGCCGCATCGCGGCATCCAGTCCGCAGGGCAGGTTCGGCGAGGGCGCGGCAGTCCTCGACGGCCGCACGGTGACGGCGGTGCGTGCGGTCGGCAAGCAGATGTTCCTCGAGTTCGACGACGACCTGTGGCTGCGCGTCCACCTCGGCATGTACGGTGCCTGGGACTTCGCGGGCGAGATCCTCGTCGACCGCACGATCGCCTCCGCCAACGGCCGCATGGGGCAGACCAACCAGCGCGGCACCGACCTCGACCCGCCCGTCATGGATGCCGCGGGCGAGAACTCGCTCACCTCGATCGGCGCCCCCCGCCGCACGCGCGTGCACGTGCGCATGTCGGAGCAGACCACCGGTCTGGCCGACGACGGCGATCAGTGGCCGCCGCCCGTGGTCGGTCAGGTGCGCCTCCGGCTGCTCACCGATGCGACATGCGCAGATCTGCGCGGTCCCACGGCGTGCGAGATCCAGACGCCCGACGAGGTCGCCGCGACGATCGCGAAGCTCGGACCCGACCCGCTGGTGGACGATCCCGCCGAGGGGGAGCAGCGCTTCGTCGCGGTCGTCGGGCGCAAGCCGACGTCGATCGGGCTGCTCCTCATGGACCAGACCGTCGTCAGCGGCATCGGCAACGTGTACCGGGCCGAGATGCTCTTCCGCGCGCGGCTGAATCCTCATACGCCGGGGCGGCAGGTCCCCGCCGACGTCGTGCGGGGCCTCTGGCGCGACTGGGTGGGGCTGCTGCGGATCGGCGTGGAGACCGGTCAGATGATGACGATGGACGACCTCTCGCCGGAGGACTGGCGCAAGGCCATGGCCAGCCGCGACGACCGCCACTGGGTCTATCACCGGGCGGGTTTGCCGTGCCGGGTCTGCGGGACCGCGATCGTGGTCGAGGAGGCGGCGGGCCGCAAGCTGTACTGGTGCCCCTCGTGCCAGGCGTGA
- a CDS encoding Dps family protein, which produces MTKTNTTPATAADPTVAAGSAQFLTPVVLGLQALAVNGKQAHWNVRGANFVAIHELLDTIVAHAQAGADEAAERIVALGLPVDARVGTVASKAKATDVPAGFTQWDQIVRAVIADMDAVIADVQAAIDGLDEIDLTSQDIAIGIKASLEKDRWFLFAHLAE; this is translated from the coding sequence ATGACCAAGACGAACACCACTCCCGCCACCGCCGCCGACCCCACCGTCGCCGCCGGCAGCGCCCAGTTCCTCACCCCCGTCGTCCTGGGGCTGCAGGCCCTCGCCGTCAACGGCAAGCAGGCGCACTGGAACGTGCGCGGCGCCAACTTCGTGGCGATCCACGAACTGCTGGACACGATCGTCGCCCACGCCCAGGCCGGGGCCGACGAGGCCGCCGAGCGCATCGTCGCTCTGGGCCTTCCCGTCGACGCCCGCGTCGGGACCGTGGCGTCGAAGGCCAAGGCGACCGACGTCCCGGCCGGCTTCACGCAGTGGGACCAGATCGTGCGCGCCGTGATCGCGGACATGGACGCCGTGATCGCCGACGTCCAGGCGGCGATCGACGGACTCGACGAGATCGACCTCACCAGCCAGGACATCGCGATCGGCATCAAGGCGTCGCTGGAGAAGGACCGCTGGTTCCTGTTCGCGCACCTCGCCGAGTGA
- a CDS encoding amidohydrolase gives MIARGERVDIIANARLTGADRLDPFGDEPVDVHLDGGLIADIAPARALPRRGAVLDAGGAWLVPGLWDHHVHTVQWALAAQRTGLGGATSAAHAAAIMATAPVLADGRRVGAGFRDALWPDAPTLAVLDAATGEIPTYLINADVHSVWLNSAALRREGHFLDAGGMLREEPAFEISRRLNAAATEVVDPLVSEMARDAASRGVVGIVDLDMAWNEEAWARRLAGGFDTLRVDFGLYPAHLDRALSEGLATGDPVRGAPDDLVRVGPLKVITDGSLGTRTAACSHPYPGDPANHGLLTVEPDVLVDLMTRAAGGGLACAIHAIGDIANSHALDAFAATGAWGTIEHAQLVAHADIPRFARLRVGASVQPAHALDDRDLTDAIWAEQTAQPYPLRALADAGANLLFGSDAPVSPLDPWAAMAAAVFRTRDGREPWQPQQGVDAAIALAASTRLGSAEATGLEPGATADLVVCGADPLAADEARLRGMTVAATLLAGRLTHVD, from the coding sequence ATGATCGCCCGCGGCGAGCGCGTCGACATCATCGCGAACGCGCGGCTCACCGGTGCCGATCGCCTCGACCCGTTCGGCGACGAGCCCGTCGACGTGCACCTCGACGGGGGGCTCATCGCCGACATCGCGCCCGCGCGCGCCCTGCCGCGCCGCGGCGCGGTGCTCGATGCCGGGGGCGCGTGGCTGGTCCCCGGACTGTGGGATCACCACGTCCACACCGTGCAGTGGGCGTTGGCCGCGCAGCGCACCGGCCTCGGCGGCGCGACGTCGGCCGCGCACGCCGCGGCGATCATGGCGACCGCGCCGGTGCTGGCCGACGGACGTCGCGTCGGCGCGGGCTTCCGCGACGCCCTCTGGCCGGACGCGCCGACCCTCGCCGTGCTCGACGCCGCGACGGGCGAGATCCCGACCTATCTGATCAACGCCGACGTGCACAGCGTCTGGCTCAACAGCGCCGCCCTGCGCCGGGAGGGTCATTTCCTCGACGCGGGCGGGATGCTCCGCGAGGAGCCCGCCTTCGAGATCTCGCGACGTCTCAACGCGGCCGCCACCGAGGTCGTCGACCCCCTGGTGTCGGAGATGGCGAGGGATGCCGCGAGCCGCGGCGTCGTCGGCATCGTCGATCTGGACATGGCGTGGAACGAGGAGGCGTGGGCGCGCCGGCTTGCGGGTGGCTTCGACACCTTGCGCGTCGATTTCGGGCTCTATCCGGCGCACCTCGATCGCGCGCTGTCGGAAGGGCTCGCGACGGGAGACCCGGTGCGGGGCGCACCCGACGACCTCGTGCGGGTCGGCCCGCTCAAGGTCATCACCGACGGTTCGCTCGGCACCCGCACCGCGGCGTGCTCGCATCCCTACCCGGGCGACCCCGCGAACCACGGCCTGCTCACCGTCGAACCCGACGTGCTCGTCGATCTCATGACCCGGGCCGCGGGCGGCGGGCTGGCGTGCGCGATCCACGCCATCGGCGACATCGCCAACTCGCACGCGCTCGACGCGTTCGCGGCGACCGGCGCCTGGGGCACGATCGAGCACGCGCAGCTGGTCGCCCACGCCGACATCCCGCGCTTCGCCCGGCTCCGGGTCGGGGCGAGCGTCCAGCCGGCCCACGCCCTCGACGACCGCGACCTGACCGACGCGATCTGGGCCGAGCAGACCGCGCAGCCCTACCCGTTGCGGGCGCTGGCCGACGCTGGGGCGAATCTCCTGTTCGGATCAGATGCCCCCGTCTCACCGCTGGACCCGTGGGCGGCGATGGCGGCGGCCGTGTTCCGCACCCGCGACGGCCGGGAGCCCTGGCAGCCGCAGCAGGGGGTCGACGCCGCGATCGCACTCGCGGCATCCACCCGTCTCGGCTCCGCCGAGGCGACCGGTCTGGAGCCGGGGGCGACGGCCGACCTCGTCGTGTGCGGGGCGGATCCGCTCGCCGCCGACGAGGCACGGCTGCGCGGCATGACCGTGGCCGCCACACTGCTGGCCGGCCGGCTCACGCACGTGGACTGA
- a CDS encoding gamma carbonic anhydrase family protein, producing the protein MTVADHASVLALNGKIPDLDPSAFVAAGARIVGAVTLGEEASVWYNAVLRADSASITVGAGSNLQDNVSVHVDAGHPVVIGKDVSVGHNAIVHGCTIGDGCLIGMGSTILSGAVIGEGTLVAAGAVVLEGTEIPPGSLVAGVPGRVRRELTAAEREGILANARVYRAHRATHVAAESVGD; encoded by the coding sequence ATGACCGTCGCCGACCACGCCAGCGTCCTCGCGCTGAACGGGAAGATCCCCGACCTCGACCCCAGTGCCTTCGTCGCCGCCGGCGCGCGCATCGTGGGGGCCGTCACCCTCGGCGAGGAGGCCAGCGTCTGGTACAACGCCGTGCTCCGCGCCGACAGTGCGTCCATCACCGTCGGGGCCGGCAGCAATCTCCAGGACAACGTGTCGGTGCACGTCGATGCCGGGCACCCGGTCGTGATCGGCAAGGACGTGTCGGTCGGCCACAACGCGATCGTGCACGGCTGCACGATCGGCGACGGCTGCCTGATCGGCATGGGCAGCACGATCCTGTCGGGAGCGGTCATCGGCGAAGGCACCCTCGTGGCCGCCGGGGCGGTCGTGCTCGAGGGCACCGAGATCCCCCCGGGCTCGCTCGTGGCCGGTGTGCCCGGGCGCGTCCGCCGTGAGCTGACCGCAGCCGAACGCGAGGGGATCCTCGCGAACGCCCGCGTCTACCGTGCCCACCGCGCGACGCACGTCGCCGCCGAATCCGTCGGCGATTGA
- a CDS encoding ferrochelatase, with the protein MNTDVPFATDAAASGAPHIEIPVAYDAILLAGFGGPEGQDDVIPFLRNVTRGRGIPDERLEEVAHHYRHFGGVSPINAQNRALKAALEAELARRGIDLPVYWGNRNWAPYLEEAVEDAAAAGHRSLIALATSAYSSFSSCRQYREDFARVLAETGLADTVAIDKVRQFFDHPGFVQPFIDGVRDAVAGFLSDGVAPERVRVLFSTHSIPTVDAQRSGPREGDPAHRDFGDGGAYAAQHLAVAEVVMAAVAAEIPDAAGIGWELVYQSRSGPPTQPWLEPDVNDVIAELPAAGVAAVAIVPLGFMSDHMEVLWDLDTEAMDAAADAGVRAVRTPTPGIDPVFVSGLIDLIEERVNGTPAGERPHRTDLGPWFDVCRPACCENIRAGFKPAAAGIAP; encoded by the coding sequence GTGAATACGGACGTTCCCTTCGCAACCGACGCGGCCGCCTCGGGCGCCCCGCACATCGAGATCCCCGTCGCCTACGACGCGATCCTGCTCGCCGGCTTCGGCGGGCCGGAGGGCCAGGACGACGTGATCCCGTTCCTGCGCAACGTGACCCGCGGCCGGGGCATCCCCGACGAGCGGCTCGAAGAGGTCGCGCACCACTACCGGCACTTCGGGGGAGTGAGTCCGATCAACGCGCAGAACCGCGCGCTGAAGGCGGCACTGGAGGCGGAGCTGGCCCGCCGCGGGATCGACCTGCCCGTGTACTGGGGCAACCGCAACTGGGCCCCGTACCTCGAGGAGGCGGTTGAGGATGCCGCCGCTGCGGGCCACCGCAGCCTCATCGCCCTCGCCACGAGCGCGTACTCGTCGTTCTCGAGCTGCCGGCAGTACCGGGAGGACTTCGCCCGGGTGCTCGCCGAGACCGGTCTTGCCGACACCGTCGCCATCGACAAGGTGCGCCAGTTCTTCGACCACCCCGGCTTCGTGCAGCCGTTCATCGACGGCGTGCGCGACGCCGTCGCCGGCTTCCTCTCCGACGGCGTCGCCCCCGAGCGGGTGCGCGTGCTGTTCTCCACGCACAGCATCCCCACCGTCGACGCCCAGCGATCAGGTCCCCGCGAGGGCGACCCCGCCCACCGTGACTTCGGCGACGGCGGCGCCTACGCGGCCCAGCATCTGGCCGTTGCCGAGGTCGTCATGGCGGCCGTCGCCGCGGAGATCCCCGACGCGGCGGGCATCGGCTGGGAGCTGGTGTACCAGTCGCGCTCCGGCCCGCCCACTCAGCCGTGGCTCGAGCCCGACGTCAACGACGTCATCGCCGAGCTGCCGGCAGCGGGCGTGGCGGCCGTCGCGATCGTGCCGCTGGGGTTCATGAGCGACCACATGGAGGTGCTCTGGGACCTCGACACCGAGGCGATGGATGCCGCGGCCGACGCCGGCGTGCGCGCGGTGCGCACCCCGACCCCCGGCATCGACCCGGTCTTCGTGTCCGGTCTCATCGATCTCATCGAAGAGCGCGTGAACGGCACCCCGGCCGGCGAGCGCCCGCACCGCACCGATCTCGGCCCGTGGTTCGACGTGTGCCGCCCGGCGTGCTGCGAGAACATCCGGGCCGGCTTCAAGCCCGCCGCTGCCGGCATCGCCCCCTGA
- a CDS encoding FMN-binding negative transcriptional regulator, with translation MRQNPSFAMTDVAEIRRLIELNPWVTIVSDAETGLVASHYAVLLDDRRDDLTIVGHVGKPDDLIHGLGEREMLVVVQGPHGYVSPGWYGEVAAVPTWNFVSAHLSGVPEILSSHENLAVLERLVARFESGMPQPRPLWAPPNDPEFVSRLERGTVGFRLTPTRVVGKRKLSQNRPDEIVETVIAGLSAGVGTYADPRLPAEMQRDLDARRAAR, from the coding sequence ATGCGTCAGAACCCCAGCTTCGCGATGACCGACGTCGCCGAGATCCGCAGGCTCATCGAGCTGAACCCGTGGGTGACGATCGTGAGCGACGCCGAGACGGGCCTGGTGGCTTCGCACTACGCGGTGCTGCTGGACGACCGGCGCGACGATCTCACGATCGTCGGCCACGTGGGCAAGCCCGACGATCTCATCCACGGCCTCGGGGAGCGCGAGATGCTCGTCGTGGTGCAGGGGCCGCACGGCTACGTGTCGCCCGGCTGGTACGGCGAGGTGGCCGCGGTGCCCACATGGAACTTCGTCTCGGCGCACCTGTCGGGCGTGCCCGAGATCCTGTCGTCCCACGAGAACCTGGCGGTGCTGGAACGGCTCGTGGCGCGCTTCGAGAGCGGGATGCCGCAGCCGCGGCCCCTGTGGGCGCCTCCCAACGACCCCGAGTTCGTCTCCCGCCTCGAGCGCGGCACCGTCGGGTTCCGCCTCACGCCCACCCGCGTGGTCGGAAAGCGCAAGCTGAGTCAGAACCGTCCCGACGAGATCGTCGAGACCGTCATCGCGGGCCTGTCCGCCGGCGTCGGCACCTACGCAGATCCGCGCCTCCCCGCCGAGATGCAGCGGGACCTCGACGCGCGGCGGGCCGCGCGATGA
- a CDS encoding acyltransferase family protein — MPSADHDLGPARLAEPAPQATPPSTERSPEHAAPSRFLPHVQGLRAIAVLFVVLYHFWPGRLPGGYVGVDVFFVISGFLITAHLMRELTATGTVRLGQFWARRARRLLPASLLVLVFCAIVAGSPYLMPTSALPNEISEIIASTFYVENWYLALTSADYLNHAGNPTTVQHYWSLSLEEQFYVMWPLILLLAAWVGVKWFHGARRRAVLVAIGAVTLASFVFCVVFTLTDPAPAYFVTFGRMWQFGVGALVALVPMLRVRNAIGSFVLGWSGVAVLLYVAFAFDGQTPFPGYMAALPTLGAAAVIAASNTDRWWYPTRVLAIRPAQFVGDISYSLYLWHWPLIIIAPSVPFWGLTIYHRVALLALCFVLAWLTKRFVEDPVRSWKVLTSRRARVTLWSSLAAMLLVAGTAAGAWALNAPVYRDGVQAIDDLRADPPECFGAASILDTACATADFGSAILPSPGFAGVDRPENPECFVQLNDARPVSCEFGADAAQAPTVALIGDSHAYQLLSTFQRLAEENGWHLVTYFKGACPWSTTPLATPGAFGAACTEWREGVREGLADRDIDAVFTAAIATTPYAASGFDSSYDAAVAGYREAWTEVLDRGIPVVTVVDNPVWETDPNKCLRTRDAGACDGARAEVLVADDPLRGAADGMAGVTLLDFTDVFCDADSCAPVVGGANVYRDQDHLTVTFADTLGPWYSEAVESALSARAG, encoded by the coding sequence GTGCCCTCCGCCGATCACGACCTCGGGCCTGCACGACTGGCCGAACCCGCCCCTCAGGCGACGCCTCCGTCGACGGAGCGCTCACCCGAGCACGCCGCTCCCTCGCGCTTCCTGCCGCACGTCCAGGGGCTGCGGGCGATCGCGGTCCTCTTCGTCGTGCTCTACCACTTCTGGCCCGGCCGGCTCCCGGGCGGATACGTCGGCGTCGACGTCTTCTTCGTCATCTCGGGCTTCCTCATCACGGCGCACCTGATGCGTGAGCTCACCGCGACCGGCACCGTGCGTCTCGGCCAGTTCTGGGCCCGGCGGGCACGGCGCCTCCTGCCGGCATCCCTCCTGGTCCTCGTGTTCTGCGCGATCGTCGCCGGCTCGCCGTATCTGATGCCGACCTCGGCACTGCCGAACGAGATCAGCGAGATCATCGCCTCCACGTTCTACGTCGAGAACTGGTACCTGGCACTGACCTCGGCCGATTACCTCAATCACGCGGGTAATCCCACGACGGTGCAGCACTACTGGTCGCTGTCGCTCGAAGAGCAGTTCTACGTGATGTGGCCGCTCATCCTCCTCCTGGCCGCGTGGGTCGGCGTGAAGTGGTTCCACGGTGCGCGCCGCCGCGCCGTGCTCGTCGCGATCGGCGCGGTGACCCTCGCATCCTTCGTCTTCTGCGTCGTCTTCACCCTCACCGACCCGGCGCCGGCGTACTTCGTCACATTCGGACGCATGTGGCAGTTCGGCGTCGGCGCGCTCGTCGCGCTGGTGCCGATGCTGCGCGTGCGCAACGCCATCGGCAGCTTCGTGCTGGGGTGGTCGGGGGTCGCGGTGCTGCTGTACGTGGCCTTCGCCTTCGACGGCCAGACGCCCTTCCCGGGCTACATGGCGGCGCTGCCCACTCTCGGCGCGGCGGCCGTGATCGCGGCATCCAACACCGACCGCTGGTGGTACCCCACCCGGGTCCTCGCGATCCGACCCGCCCAGTTCGTCGGCGACATCTCGTACTCGCTCTACCTCTGGCACTGGCCGCTGATCATCATCGCCCCGTCGGTGCCGTTCTGGGGCCTGACGATCTACCACCGTGTCGCGCTCCTGGCGCTGTGCTTCGTGCTGGCGTGGCTGACCAAGCGCTTCGTCGAAGATCCGGTCCGCAGCTGGAAGGTGCTGACCTCGCGCCGCGCTCGGGTCACCCTGTGGTCGTCGCTGGCGGCCATGCTGCTGGTCGCCGGCACCGCCGCAGGAGCGTGGGCCCTCAACGCGCCGGTCTACCGCGACGGCGTTCAGGCGATCGACGACCTGCGCGCCGATCCGCCCGAGTGCTTCGGTGCGGCATCCATCCTCGACACCGCCTGCGCGACCGCCGATTTCGGCTCGGCCATCCTGCCCTCGCCCGGCTTCGCGGGCGTGGACCGCCCGGAGAACCCCGAGTGCTTCGTGCAGCTGAACGACGCGCGCCCGGTGTCGTGCGAGTTCGGCGCGGATGCCGCGCAGGCTCCGACCGTCGCTCTCATCGGCGACAGCCACGCCTACCAGCTGCTGTCGACGTTCCAGCGCCTGGCCGAGGAGAACGGCTGGCATCTGGTGACCTACTTCAAAGGTGCCTGCCCCTGGAGCACGACGCCGCTGGCGACCCCGGGAGCCTTCGGCGCAGCCTGCACCGAGTGGCGCGAGGGCGTGCGCGAGGGGCTCGCCGACCGCGACATCGACGCCGTGTTCACCGCCGCCATCGCGACGACGCCGTACGCGGCGTCCGGATTCGACTCGTCGTACGACGCGGCGGTGGCGGGCTATCGGGAGGCGTGGACCGAAGTGCTCGACCGCGGCATCCCCGTGGTCACCGTCGTGGACAACCCGGTCTGGGAGACCGACCCCAACAAGTGCCTGCGCACACGCGACGCCGGCGCGTGCGACGGCGCCCGCGCCGAGGTGCTCGTGGCCGATGATCCGCTGCGCGGCGCCGCCGACGGGATGGCCGGGGTGACCCTGCTCGACTTCACCGACGTGTTCTGCGACGCAGACAGCTGCGCGCCGGTGGTCGGCGGGGCGAACGTCTACCGCGACCAGGACCACCTCACGGTCACGTTCGCCGACACCCTCGGCCCCTGGTATTCGGAAGCGGTCGAGTCGGCGCTCTCCGCCCGCGCCGGCTAG